The Anolis carolinensis isolate JA03-04 chromosome 1, rAnoCar3.1.pri, whole genome shotgun sequence genome window below encodes:
- the LOC134299679 gene encoding LOW QUALITY PROTEIN: uncharacterized protein LOC134299679 (The sequence of the model RefSeq protein was modified relative to this genomic sequence to represent the inferred CDS: substituted 1 base at 1 genomic stop codon): protein MLYLPDCPVPLLGRDILSKLQAQIQFMKNGQMELSFPMEEEWRLFQVKVFSEEIQWPWHETPIVWAEDNPPGLAKYVPPVVVEVKRGMGPICKPQYPVSREAAQGIRKHLERLLQHGILVPCSSPWNTPLLPVKKPGGQGGYRPVQDLHAVNXATVSLTPVVPNPYIMMSLVPAFAKWFTVLDLKDAFFCIRLAPVSQPIFAFQWESQHPGQRAQYTWTRLPQGFQNSPTIFGQALAKDLQDFEIPKGEGVWLQYVDDLLLACRTREGCKEHTLRLLKELEEKGYKVSRKKAQLCCPTVKYLGFHLTEGKKMLGTERKEVVCAIPIPSTRRQVREFLGSAGYCRQWIPNYAVLAKPLYQATRGGREDPFEWTEECQRAFKALKEALMSSPALGLPDLEKPFTLFAAEREGTAVGVLTQPLGSWQRPVAYLSKQLDTVARGLPPCLKAVAAAVDLIKEANKLTLGQPLTVKVPHSVKALLDTKGPRWLTSERLMKYEGLLCDNPLVTLETCSTLNPATLLPTPGDTTIHQCAQVMDEVFSSRPDLKDVPLTKVDDTLFTDGSSFIEDGQRRSGYAVVRRGGETLEAGSLPPGTSAQKAELIALTRALELANGKRVNIYTDSKYAFTTLHAHGALYKERGLLTSGGKCVKHAGEIVDLLEAVWKPRQVAVMHCKGHQCGDDPVVQGNRQADLAAKEAARLPHDEYQVMALQVELTEHNVTYTPEEEEWALKEKGQWSGGLIVMPDTRVYVPKDLAWHIVQHMHQNTHLGKTALASLLGRLLYIDGLHSLTAAAARRCWTCIKNNPREGPLKPPGVQHVGGMPFEALVTDFTEMPPCKGYKYLLVFVDTYTGWVEAYPTKTEKAVEVSRALMKDVIPRFGIPLEIGSDNGPAFVQQAVQGLCRILGIKWKLHCAYRPQSSGKVERMNRTLKAQLGKLCQETGLSWTVVLPMALLGIRCTPHKRIGLSPFERLYGRPPLNLKGALETGAEQHLIGEKQTLAQVQALGKQVQQIDKYTSELNPPFPTTPLHCFSPGDEVLVKDWKTEPLGPKWRGPYVVLLSTPTTVKVKEIKPWIHYTRVNLAPEEWRTEQVPGEDLRLRIIRKLPEGSTRP, encoded by the coding sequence ATGttgtatcttccagactgcccagtccctttattgggaagagATATTTTATCAAAATTGCAAGCACAGAttcagttcatgaagaatggacaaatggaactatcatttcccatggaggAGGAATGGAGATTGTTTCAAGTTAAGGTTTTCTCTGAGGAAATAcagtggccatggcatgagactcctatAGTATGGGCAGAAGACAATCCTCCAGGACtggctaaatatgttccaccagTGGTAGTGGAAGTaaaaagaggaatggggcccatatgtaagccacaatATCCCGTTAGCCGAGAGGCAGCGCAGGGGATCAGAAAACATTTGGAGCGACTtttgcagcatgggatattggtaccatgcagttccccgtggaataCACCCCTGCTCCCTGTCAAGAAGCCTGGAGGACAAGGAGGATATCGCCCGGTTCAGGATTTGCATGCCGTGAATTAAGCCACTGTTtccctaaccccagtagtgcctaatccatacatcatgatgagcctagtgccagcatttgccaaatggtttactgtattggacttaaaggatgcattcttttgcattcggtTGGCCCCTGTGTCCCAACCGATTTTTGCCTTCCAGTGGGAATCCCAACATCCAGGACAGAGGGCCCAATATACTTGGACCCGCCTTCCTCAAGGATTCCagaacagcccgaccatttttggtcaagccctggcaaAGGACCTGCAAGATTTTGAAATACCCAAAGGGGAAGGAGTTTGGCTCCAGTACGTAGATGACCTCCTTTTGGCCTGTCGAACGCGGGAAGGCTGCAAGGAACATACCTTAAGGCTGCTCAAAGAATTAGAGGAGAAGGGTTATAAAGTGTCAAGAAAGAAGGCCCAGTTGTGTTGCCCCACGGTGAagtatttggggttccatctgaccgaaggaaaaaAGATGCTGGGGACTGAGAGAAAGGAGGTTGTTTGCGCAATTCCCATTCCcagcacccggcgacaggtgcgggaatttttgggatcggcgggatattgtagacagtggatccccaattacgccgtgttggctaagccactgtaccaggccacgagaggtggaagagaagatccatttgagtggacggAAGAATGTCAACGGGCATTTAAGGCATTGAAGGAAGCATTGATGTCGTCCCCAGCACTGGGATTGCCCGAtctggaaaaaccattcactctgtttgCTGCGGAAAGAGAAGGAACTGCGGTTGGAGTATTAACTCAACCATTAGGTTCATGGCAAAGACCAGTCGCCTACTTGTCAAAACAGTtagacacagtggctcgtgggcTGCCACCTTGCCTGAAGGCGGTGGCGGCGGcagtagatttaatcaaggaGGCGAATAAATTGACcttaggacagccactgacagttaaggtacCCCacagcgttaaggcactgttagacactaagggaccgcgctggctcacgaGCGAGAGGTTGATGAAATACGAGGGACTGTTGTGCGACAACCCGTTGGtaaccctggagacttgctccactttGAATCCGGCCACCCTGCTCCCGACTCCGGGAGACACCAcaatccatcagtgtgcccaggttaTGGACGAGGTATTTTCCAgccgaccggatttgaaggatgtacCACTGACGAAGGTGGATGATACCCTGTTCACAGACGGAAGTTCCTTTATAGAAGATGGTCAAAGACGCTCGGGCTATGCGGTGGTCCggagggggggagagacgctggaggCAGGATcgctgcccccggggacttctgcccagaaggccgaattgattgccctgacccgagcgctGGAATTAGCAAACGGAAAGCGGGtaaacatctacacagactcaaaatacgccttcactaccctccatgCACACGGGGCATTGTataaggagcgcgggctccttaCGTCCGGAGggaagtgcgtgaaacatgctggagagattgtggatctcctggaggcggtttggaagccaaggcaggtggctgtgatgcattgtaaagggcaccaatgtggagacgatcccgtagtgcaaggaaacagGCAGGCTGAtttggcagccaaagaggcagctaggctgccccatGATGAatatcaggtaatggccctacaggtagaattaactgaacataatgttacatatacaccagaggaagaggAATGGGCCTTAAaagagaagggtcagtggtcaggaggactcatagtgatgccagacacccgtgtctacgtccctaaggacttggcatggcacataGTCCAACatatgcaccaaaacacacatttaggcaAGACGGCACTGGCAAGTTTGCTAGGACGGCTATTGTATATCGATGGACTACATAgtctaacagcagcagcagcccgaaggtGTTGGACGTGTATCAAGAATAatcccagagaaggaccccttaaaccaccaggagtccaacatgttgGTGGGATGCCTTTTGAAGCTCTAGttactgactttacagaaatgcccccatgcaaaggatacaaatatttactggtgtttgtGGACACCTACACAGGATGGGTAGAGGCGTACCCTACAAAGACTGAGAAGGCAGTGGAGGTTTCGAGGGCCCtgatgaaagatgttattcctagATTTGGTATACCCttggaaattggatcagataacgGCCCAGCCTTCGTTCAGCAGGCTGTGCAAGGACtgtgtagaattttgggcatcaAATGGAAACTCCATTGTGCATATAGGCCCCagtcttctggaaaagtggaaagaatgaataggacattaaaggcacAGCTTGGAAAACTTTGTCAGGAGACAGGATTGTCGTGGACAGTGGTTCTGCCCATGGCATTGTTAGGAATtcgatgtacaccacacaaacggataggactctccccttttgaaaggctctatggacgaccccctttaaacttgaagggagccttggagacaggagctgagcaacatcTCATAGGGGAAAAGCAGACATTGGCTCAGGTTCAAGCTTTGGGCAAACAGGTGCAGCAGATAGATAAATAcacttctgaattgaacccaccattccctaccacacctctacattgtttttcaccaggtgacgaggttctggttaAGGATTGGAAGactgagccattgggacccaagtggcgaggaccatatgttgtgctcctgtctacccccactacagtgaaggtgaaggagattaagccgtggatacattacacccgtgtaaatcTAGCACcagaggagtggcggacggagcaaGTTCCTGgggaggacctgagactcaggatcatccggaaactccctgaggggtcaacaaggccatga